DNA from Salinispora arenicola:
GCTCACCTGTCGCTGTTCGACACCGTCGAGGGCTGGCGGCACCAAATCATCGCCACCGACACCCCGCCCGGCGGTGGCAGCATCCAGTTCCTGGAGGCCCGGCACCGGGCACACGCCCGCGTCGAGGACCGCATCCGCTGCGGCAAGAACACCGGCTTCGGCCGGTTCCCGTCCCGCGTCTTCGCCATCAACCAGGCCTGGCTACAACTCGCCCTGACCGGCATCGACCTGATCGCCTGGACCCAGAACCTGCTCCTGGACGGCGACCTCGCCCGCGCCGAACCCAAGAAACTGCGCTACCGGCTCCTGCACGTCGCGGCCCGGATCACCCGTACCGCCCGCAGGACACGACTCGCCATCGCCGCCGACTGGCCCTGGACCGACACCCTGACCAGCGCGTTCAAGAAACTCACCGCGCTGCCCCGGCCCACCGGCTGACCCCGCGACCCACGCACCGACCAGTAATCACGGAGGAACCCGACCCCGCGTCGGGCCCTCAGCCCGCCACAAAGAGCGCTAAACGCCCAAATCACCACCTCATCGAGCGGCAGCTATGAAGCGACGCTCGAATGAAAGACTGAGGCTAGGAGCTCCTAACGACATGATGTTGGCATGTCTTTGGGTCCTGAGGGTCCGGCCGTTCTATTTGAAGGTGAGGAGGGTCGCACAGCCGCCGTGGACGTCTTGGGTGATCCTGGGACGAGATCGCACCGCTGCCGCCAGCACGGCGGCACCGGTACCCCAGTCGTAAGTGCCTCGATGACCGCAGGAAGTTCACGTCGTCGCCGAACCGGGACGGCGCAGGGTGTTGTGCAGGATCCTGTTCATGATTCACACCGCGTTTCCGTGGAAGTACCTGTCCCGAGAGTTGGGCTTCGGGTCGGGTGTGTAGGAGCGGGCTCTGCGGACGCGACGTCGTTGTTCCGACTGCGGTGTCCCGGGTGGATTGTGTCATCGGGTTTTCTCAACGGTCGGTTCTCTGTGAGTGCTATGCCGGTTCCGCGACGAGCTCAGCGGTGGGGCCAGAGTGAGTTGCCGGTCTGCGGCGAGCGCGAGCAGGTCGTCGTCATGGCTGATGAGTAGGACGATGGCGCCGTCGGCGGCGAGGCGGCGGATCTGGTCGGCGATGGACCGCAGGTGGCGGCGGTCCACGCCGGAGCTGGGCTCGTCGAACACGACGATGCGTCGGCCAGCCACCCGGACGGCAGCCACGACGAGGCGCTGCTGTTGGCCACCGGAGAGCGACAGTGGATGCCGCTCGGCGAGGTGCGCGAGGTCTAGGGCATCGAGCACCGTATCCGTATCAGGAGCCTCGGGGGTGTCGGCGCCGGCGAGATGGATCTCGGCTTTGACGCTGTCGGTGAAAAGCTGCCGCTGGACGTCCTGCATGACGATCGCGCTCGCGCGCTGGCGTGCCCGCGGGTTCAGCGCCTTCCCATCGAGGAAGACGGTGCCGGTGCTGCGTTGCAGGCCGGTAATGATTCGAGCGAAGGTGGACTTGCCTGCACCGTTGACTCCGCGGATCGCGGTGACCGAGCCGTCCGCGAAGGCGACGCGGTCGATGTCGAGCACGATGCGCCCGCCGAGGCGGCAGCGGATCGCCTCCAGTTCGAGCTCGGCGCCCGGGATCTCCGATGCGTCGGCTCCTGCGACGATGCTGGCGCCTGATGCCGGCAGGGCCGGCAGATCGACCGTGCTCACGACCCCGCGGAGTCCCTCGCGGGCGAGCTCTTCATCCGGCACGGCACGGAGTTGCGCCGCGGGCCACTCGACGTCAATCGCGCCGTCGCGCATCACGATGACCCGGTCGACGAGGTCTTCCAGGTAGCGCAGTCGGTGTTCGGCGATCACGATCGTCACTCCTTGCGCCTTGAGGCTGGCGAGCGTGGCGGTGAGGCGCTGCACCGCGTCGGACGAGAGGTTCGAGCTGGGTTCATCCAACAGGAGGACGCTGGGGCGGTGGGCGATCGCAGCGGCGATCGCGACCTGTTGCTGCTGACCGCCGGAGAGATCCCGCAGGCATTGTTCGACCGGCACCCCCGTGGAGAGCTCCTCGACCGTCTCCACGACGCGGCGCCGGATCTCTTCCGGGGGGAAACCGAAGTTCTCCATCGCGAAGGCGACCTCCTCCGGAGCGGTGTCGGTGAAGAACTGGCGCTTCGGATGCTGCAGCACGGTGCCGGTGACGAGGCCCATAGCGTCCAGCTCGGCATTGGTCGTGACCAGCCCACCGACAGTGACGGTGCCGGTGAGGACGCCGTCCTCGTGGAAGTGCGGAATGAGGCCGTTCATGAGTCGGAGTGCGGTGGATTTGCCGGACCCTGACGCACCGCAGAGGATCACGAACTCGCCCGGGTTGATGCGCAGGTTGAGGTCGCGCAGGCTCGGCTGCTCGGCGTGCGGATAGGTCCAGGTAGCGTGGTCGATGCGAATCATGTCAGCGGTGAGGGAACGACCAGGGCAGCCGAGGTGAGCACCGCGGCGGAAATGACAAGGGCGAGATCAGCGGGTCCGAAGCGCGGCGGGTGCATGGCGGTGGGTGTGCGGTAAGAGCCGAGTCCGCGGAGGATGGCGGCGGCGGAGAGGTCCTCGCTGGCGCGCAGACTCGCGGCGATCATCGGGACGGTGAATCGCTCGAGGGTGAGTACGGGGTGGCGCAGCAGTCCGCTCGTTCCGGCGAGCCCTCGCAGCCGCATCGCGTCCAGAACCGAGGCCGCCTCAGAGCTCACGACGGGGAAGAAGCGAAGCATGACGGCGAGGGTCACCGAGATGGGGCGCGGGATGCGCCAGGCGCGGAACGCGGCGGCGAGCTGCATCGGGGAGGTCGTCGCGATCAGGTGCATTCCGACGCCGATCGTCGCGACGAAGCGGATCAGATAGGTGCACGCGAGCGCGACGATGGCGGTGAACGCGTTCGCCCACCATAGCGGGAGCAGCCAACCCAGCACCCACATGACGGTCACGGTCGCCGGTAGCCCGAGCGCGCGGGGCCATGCCCGCTCCGACACCGCCATACCGATGGCAAGGATGAGCACCACGGGTATAAAGCGCAGCCCACCGGGGCTCATTACAGTGATGCTGCAGGCCAGCACCAAGAGGATTTTCGTTCGTGGATCCACACGCCACTGTCGCTGCGCGTCCAGTGTGTGGGCCCGAAGCTCAGGCAAGGCCGGCGCGGACAACGTACTTCCGAAGGATCGCAGAGCCGAGTAGCCCGCCCCCCGACCCGGCGACGAGGATGATGAGTGCCACGACTCCGAGCACCGGCAGGGTAGGGAGCGTGTCCGCGGCGGTCACGTATTCATAGCCCATCTGCGCCCAGCTCGAGGCCGTCGGGTAGGTGTCTCGGTCAACGAGCAGCGGCAGGAACGGAGTGAGGAAGCCCAGCGCGAAGACCGTGTAGGCGCAGATCACCGCACACTTCGACCGGTAGCGACCTGCCCCGGGGATCAGTTCGGCGACCAGCCCGAGCACGATGATCCCAACGGCGCTGAGGATCGTGTTACTGGTGAGCAGGTAGAAGAATGCGACGGCGGCTGCGAACAGGGTGAGCATGCCGGTGTACCGCACCCGCCTGAAGAGCAACATGACGGGAATCCCGCTGACCAGCGCCTGCAGCCGCACGGTGTACACCCACACCAAGGGTGAAACGATGCCGAGCATCCCGATCGCGTAGGTGACGAGGATAGCAGCGAAAATCGCCGTGTTGAGCAGGTCACGGGCGCTGAACCGCACGGATTGCCTGGGGCGCGGTGGGACGTCGGTTCGGGTGATGATGCTCATGCGAGGCCAGCCTTCTGGAAGTGCTTACGCAGAAGCGCGGTGCCCAGGAGCGCGCCGAGGAACCCGCAGACCAGGGTGACGGCGACCATGACGGTCACGGCCGGAGTGGTCACCACCTGCGCGAAGTCCTTCACGTACGCCTCGCCCATTGCCTGACTCGCGGACGACCGCAGGTAGGCCACCGGGTCGAGGAAGAACGGGATCCAGGGACCTGCGAACCAACCCGAGAATACGACGTAGGTCCAGATCGTCGCCCACTTCGACCGGTACCTGCCGGCACGCAGCACCAGCTCCGCGAACACCGACAACACGATCGTGACGACTGTGCTCTGCCACGGGTGCCCCATCATCAGGTAGAGCAGGGCGACGACGACTCCGAAGAGCGTGACCATGCCCGCAGAACGCACCCGGGTGAGGAAGAGCATGTACGGGATGCCTGCCGCGACGGCCGACAGCGGCAGAGTCAGCAGCATCACCAGGGGACTGATGAGGCCCAGCATCGCGACGACGAACACGATCACGAAGTAGATTACGGCGAAGATTGCGACGTTCACCAGGTCGCGGGCGGAGAAGCGGACGGCGGAGGCTCGCGTGGTCGTCTGCGGGGCGACCGCAGTGGACGTACGCAGGGTTTCATCGGTCATGGGAGGTTCCTTTCTGGGAGACGGGCAGGGGTGTGGGACGAGCTGCCAGCCGGCGGCCTCGACGCGTTTGGTCAGGTAGTGGGCGTAGGTGCCCGGTGGCGAGGAGCTTGGTGTGGGTGCCGGTCTCGCGGATGCCGCCGGAGCCGTCGAGCATGACGATGCAGTCGGCAGTCATGATCGCCTGCAACCGGTCAGTGACCACGACCAGCGTCCGATCGGACCGGATGGCGTCGACGGCCTCACCAATGGCGCTCTTGTTCCCGAAGTCCAGCGCGGCGGTCGCTTCGTCGAGCAGCAGATTCGGAGCATCCGCACCGGCGAGAAGAACGGCTCCTCCGCCACCTGGGCCGCCACCGCCCCGTCCTGCCCCTGACGCATTGCACTCCCCTCACCAGGTTTTTGAGAATGATTATCATATACTGTATAGAACGATGTTCTAGTAGTGCTGGGGCAGGTCAGCGTGTCGCTGGGGCGGTCGTGGGTCTGGCGTAGTTTGCTGTCGGGGCGGCCCCCGACGAGCTTTCCCCTGTGCAGCAACGGTTTGGAGGCGTTCGCCACGGACGTGTTCACCCCGTTGGCGCGGTCGGATCAGCGGGCCAAGGGTGGCCGTATCTGCGGGGCTGCTGCTGGACGAGCGACGTAAGTCGATGCAGCCGATGGCGGATCGGCTCGGGATGGATCATCAGGGGTTGCAGCAGTTCGTGACGACCTCGACATGGGACACCGAGGCGGTGCGGATGCGGCTGCCCGCCCTTACGGTCGAGGTGGTCGAGCCGGTGACGTGGGCTTCCGCTGCGTGGCGGCTGTTCGTGCCGGCGTCGTGGGGCGACCAAGCTGTTGACGAGGCTGATCGAACTGGGGTGGCCGCCAGCCGGAGCCGCTGCGGGTTCCCCGAGGACGAGCGTCATCGGTTGAAGTGGGCGCAGGTCGCGCAGATGCTCGACGAACTGGCCGAGCGCGGGCCGCGCCCGCCGCTGCTGGCCGCGAACGCCGGCTACGGAGACAACAGCCAACTCCGCAGGGCCCTGGACCAGCGTGGGACCGGCTACATCACGCAGGCCAAAGGTGGCAACGCCGGCCTGACCCTCCCTCGGATCCGGGTCGGCTGAACAGGACCGCCGGTGACCGGGGCGACTGGCGATAGCCCGGAATCCGGCTACGTCCCGGCTGTTCGTGTCAGTTCTCCGACGTGCGAGCACTCACCAGTCAGCCAGTCCGCCCCGGACCCAGAATTCAGAGCCGCCACCGCCCGGTAGGTGCACGACCTCCGCGCCAGGGGCCTGATGCCCGAACCAGGCACTGGTACCGCACGGGTGCTTCTGGCTCGTTATGGTGCGAGTCATCCGCCCCAGTTGTCGGTGACGACCTGACCGGTGGTGTCGTCGACGAAGCGGTGTTCCAGGGTGCCGTTGCTGAGCCGGTAGAACACATGGTGCGGCCACATGGTGCGGCGACCCGGCACGCCGCAGTGGTGCAGGCTCGGACTCCCGGAGGACGGTCGCCTGTCCGGGCGGGAGCCGGATCTGAACGTTTTTCCTGCGCAGGCTCGGGAGCCGCCGCGTCTCGGCGTACCGACCGCCGCAGCGTCGAGCCGACGAGCGTGCGCGGGCTGCTCATTCACGACCTGCTCGACCTCGGGTGAGCCGCTTGGCTGCTGCCGTACCGATTGTGGATCTAGGTAGGGCGCATCTCCGATGACGCCGGTCGTTGTCGATCGTTGCCGTGTTGCTGTTTTGGGGGAGATCTTCGCATTCATGTACTACTGATCCTTATGTCTGATTAGTGTGCTCGTGGGTTGCTACCACCTGTCTGGTAGCCGAGGAGTACCCGGACGCCCGCTGGGGCAATGGGCTCCTCGCCGTTCACGGGGGAAGGACACCGACAACGCGATGAACCGTCAGCAACACGAATCCGAAGCCGTCCACCAAGGTGGAAGCCGGGTGAGGTCACGGTGGTGGATTGCTGGGCTGGCCGGGGTGACCGGCCTGGCGCTAACCGCCGTCGGCGTCGTCGCCACTCCGGCCGCTGACGCAGTCGGACGAGCCGTCACCAGTGCCGGCGACCGCCTTAGGGATTCCGACCGGCCTCCCGCCCACGGGCACCGGACCACGCGCGGCGACGGCACACACGGCGACAACAGCAAGGGCGTGCAGAGTAGGGGGAGGGCGTCGGACGGTATACCAGTTCCGTGCGATGCGGACAGCCTGATCACCGCAATTAACCAGGCCAATGCCCGCGGCGGTGCCGTTTTGGACCTCGCCAAGGACTGTACCTACGTGCTCACCTTCGACATCGACGGCGCCGGACTGCCCTCGATCACCACCCCCATCACCCTCAACGGCGGCAAGAACACCACGATCAAGCGCGCCGCTGCCGTGGCGCCATTCCGTATCGTCACCGTTGACGTCGGCGGTAGCCTTACTCTCAACTATGTGAAGATTACCGGCGGTCGCGTCGCCGACGACAGTAGCAATGGCGGCGGTATTCTCGTCAATCCGGGTGGCTCCGCCAACATTAATCACAGCAAGATTGTCAGTAATATTGCCAGCATTGGCGGTGGAGGTGGCATCGCCAACCTTGGCATTACCACCATCAAGAAATCCATCGTCAATGACAACACTGCCCAGCTGCAGGGTGGTGGCATCTACAACACAGGCTTGCTCACCATCAAAAAATCCCACGTCAAGGCGAACAACGGCCCCTCTGGAGGAGGTGGTGTGGCGAACGTCGGAGGGACGGTGCAGATTACGCACAGCACGATCTCCGGCAACCAGGGTATCCAGGGCGCAGGATTGTTCATCACCGGCAGCGGAATTGGCATCGTCAGTGACACGCGCGTCACGGACAACACTGCGACGATCTTTGGCGGTGGAATATACCTCAGCGGGCAACTGACCATGCGAAAGGTCGTCCTTGCTACCAACACCGCGCTTGGAAGCGGTGGTGGAGGTCTGTTTGTCAGTCAAGGATCCACCTCTACCATCGTCGACAGCCTCGTCAAGGAGAACTCCGCCACCAGTCAGATCGGTTTCGGTGGTGGGATCTTCAACAATGCTGCGACGACTCTCTTTGGTACTAAGGTTGTCGGTAACATCGCCAATCTCGGTGGTGGCCTTTACAACGAATCGAGTGGCACGCTCACCCTTTATGACACAACCGTCACCAGTAATGCCGCCCTGACCGATGGTGGAGGCATATTCAACGTGGCTGGTGGTACGGTGACGCTGAACACGGCTACCGGAACCACCGTTGCCGGAAATCAGCCGAACAACTGTGTTGACGTGCCAAGCTGCGCTGGCTAGCAGGGCGGTAGTCAAGTCGACCTGGCCGAAGATTCCGCCCCTCGCTGTTCGGCGGGCGGAATCTTCGGCACGTCCGCCATGCCTGCGTTGGCGGTGTTTGCGGTGGGGGCGACCCTTAACGCGGGGGCAGATCAGGTGGTCGGGCTGACAGGTGACGCCCCCGCCAGCCGAGTCCGTCGGATTCGGGGCTTGTCAGAAGGGCGAGCGCGCGCTCCCCTCGGGCACCGGTAAGGCTATGCCCTTGACGATAGGGTCGTCGTTCGGTCATGCAGTAGGCGTACGGTGTCGGTCGCCAGTCTGGTGTCGACTGCCGCACCCACGTTACGAAGAGACCTACCCCCAACACTGCGGGCGGCCGTGTCCCTGACTTGTTGACTCGGAGGCAGACGCAAGGGTCTGCAGCCCATAGCGTCCAGGGCGCAGGTCGGCTCAGGTCCGCGTGTTCCTTGCCGCCCGTGTGGTTGGCTCACTGATACCGTGCCACGCCGACCGGCGCCCGGCCGTGGCGTGGCTCGACAGAGGCATGCGATCGATCTTCAAGTCAGGATGCCCACCACGGCAAACGTCACCCCGTCAACGCCGTCGTGGAGAACCTCACGTGATCGTGATCGGTATCCCCGCACAAGTCATCGCTGACCGTCGCCGTCGACGACGCCGGGCATGAACTGGCGGCCCGGCGTTTCGTCGTCAACGCCGCCACCTTCACCCAGCTCACCATCTGGGCCCAGCGCTGGCCGCAGCACCGCTTCGCTGTCGAGGGCGCCAAGGGACTCGGCCGCGGTATCGCCCAACAGTTGGCCGCCGCCGCCGCGGACGTCGTCGATGTCCCCGCGACCCTCGCCGCCCGGGCGCGGCTGCTGACCGCCGGCGGCGGCCGCAAGACCGACGCCACCGACGCTGCCAGCGTGGCCCGAGTCGCCCTGCACCACCACCGGCTCAACTCCTAAGTGAAGTCCCGCCGCAGCAGGTCGGCCCCGACTTTGGCTGGGCTGGATCCGACACGTCCTGCGCTTGACCTCCCGCGGCGGGTGCCCTGCAGGCCCGGCGCATCAGCCGCCTGACCGTGAACCGTGCCACGGGCACGTCCTGGCGTAGCAGCGCCCGCCTTACCTTCCGCGCCCCGTCGACACGGTAGTTGTCGTCGAACACCCGCTGGGTGCGCTCACACAGTTCCTCGTCGCGGGTCGCGCGGGCCGACGGCGGCCGATTCCGGGTGGCGTAGTAGGTCGGCGGTGCGATTCATGCCTGCCTTACATAGGACACGGCAGATCAGCTCGACGCCGCCGAACTCATCCTTGTGTACGTCGATGAACACGCCTACCTGGGCTGTGGTGGGCCGAGCTCCCGCGCGAAGAAGCTCGCCGCCTTCAAGATCCCGTTGGACGGCGGTCTGCATGAGTGTGTAGCGGGCTTGTCTTCCCAGTCCTGCCCATCGTCCACCCTCGGCGCGTGATTCAGTTACCCGACCGACATCCGACAGAGAAACCGTACTGACCACGTTTGCCGGTGGCCGGGGCAGGGTATCCCGGGCCCGAGAATTACGTCAAGTCGGTGAAAATCGGGCCTTGTTGGATGACGTGGGTGGGTGAGAGCGTGGCGCGAGGGCGAGGGGGAAAAGCCAGCTCGACGGCGGCGGGGCCGGCGGCCGGGAGCGAGGTGATGCTGCCCCAGCCCGTCGTGCGGGCACCCGGGCCGGCACCCGAGGTCGACCTGGCCGCGCTCGTCGCCGACCTGCGGGCCGAGGTGGATGGAGAGGTCCGGTTCGACGTCGGTTCGCGGGCCGCCTACTCCACCGACGCCTCCAACTACCGGCAGGTGCCGCTCGGAGTGGTGGTGCCCCGGACGGTCGAGGCCGGCGTGGCGGCGGTCGCGGTGTGCCGCCGGCACGGCGCTCCGCTGGTTTCCCGAGGCGGCGGCACCAGCCTGGCTGGACAATGCACCAACACCGCTGTCGTGCTGGACTGGTCGAAGTACTGCCACCTCCTGCTGGAGGTCGATCCGCAGGCGCGGACCTGCCTGGTGGAACCCGGCATCGTGTTGGACTCACTCAACGCCCAACTCGCCTCGACCGGGCTGGAGTACGGTCCCCGCCCGGCCACCCACAGCCGCTGCACCCTGGGTGGCATGCTCGGCAACAACTCCTGCGGAGCCACCGCACAGCGCACCGGGAAGGTTGTCGACAACGTCGTTGAGCTGGAGGTCCTGCTCTACGACGGCACCCGGTTCTGGGTGGGCGAGACCAGCGACGAGCAGTACGCCGAGATCCAGCGTCGTGGTGGGCGGCAGGCGGAGGTCTACCGTCAACTGCGGTCGCTACGCGAGGAGTACCTGGCCGACATCCGTACCCGTTATCCGGACATTCCTCGCCGGGTGTCCGGGTACAACCTCGACAGTCTGCTGCCGGAGAAGGGTTTTCACATCGGGCAGGTCCTGGTCGGCTCCGAGGGCACGCTGGTCACCGTTCTCCGGGCGCGGCTGAGGCTGGTGCCGGTGGTGCGGGCGTCTGCCCTGGTTTTCGTCAACTACCCTGACATCGCGGCTGCTGCCGATGACGTCATGCGGGTGCTGGAACACCAGCCGGTCACTCTGGAGGGGATTGACGACCGGCTTGTCGCCAACGAACGGAAGCAGCAGCAGCTGGTAGGTCTCCGGGAGATTCCCGAGGGCGGCGCGTGGCTGATGATCCAGATGGGTGGCGACACGCCACAGCAGGCTCGTGCTGCTGCCAGCCGGTTGATCACCGCTGTGCGTGGTGGTGGTGCGGGGACCGTGCACGAGTTCACCGATCCCGCCCATGAGCGGCAGATGTGGCAGGTCCGGGAGGCTGCCCTCGGGGCCACCGCGCAGGTGCGAGGTGCCGACCGTACGTGGCCGGGTTGGGAGGATTCGGCCGTTGCCCCGGAGAAGCTTGGCAGCTATCTGCGGGACCTGCGACGGCTCTTCGACGAGTATGGCTTCGGGCAGACGTCCGTGTATGGCCACTTCGGTCAGGGGTGCGTGCACACGCGTATTCCGTTTCAGCTGACCACCGCCGACGGGGTGGCGCGGTTCCGGTCGTTCCTCGAGCGTGCCGCTGACCTGGTCGTGTCCTATGGTGGGTCCTTCTCCGGTGAGCACGGGGACGGCCAGGCCCGGGGTGAGCTGCTGCCGAAGATGTACGGTAGTCGGCTGATGCGCGCGTTCGGCCAGCTCAAGGCGATCTTCGATCCGGCTGACCGGATGAATCCGGGTAAGACGGTGTCGCCTTACCCGCTCGACAGTCTCCTGCGGTTGGGGGCCGACTACCACCATCCTTCGCTGCGGACCACGTTCGCCTACCCCGATGACCAGGGCAGTTTCGCCAACGCTGTACTGCGCTGCGTCGGGGTGGGCCAGTGCCGCCGCCACGACGGTGGGGTGATGTGCCCGTCCTACATGGTCACCCGTGAGGAGGAGCACTCCACGCGGGGCCGCTCCCGGCTGCTGTTCGAAATGCTCGACGGCAGCGTCCGGGGCGGCAGCATCGACGACGGCTGGCGCTCCGACGCGGTGCGCGACGCCCTCGACCTTTGCCTGGCCTGCAAGGGATGCAAGGCGGACTGTCCGGTGAACGTGGACATGGCGACCTACAAGGCGGAGTTCCTGTCCCACCATTACGCGGGCCGGTTACGTCCCCGCGCCCACTACTCGATGGGGTGGCTTCCGGTGCTGGCGGCGGTGGCCGGGGTCGCGCCGGGCGCGGTGAACGCCCTCACGCAGGCGCCCGGCCTGGGCCGGCTCGCCAAGTTCGCCGGCGGTATCGACCAGCACCGGGACGTACCGACCTTCGCCGCACAGAGCTTCCAGCGGTGGTTCGCCGACCGGACCCCGGCTGGGGACGGCCACCGCGGCGAGGTACTGCTCTGGCCGGACACCTTCACCAACCGATTCCATCCCGGGGTGGCCCAGGCAGCGGTCGAGGTGCTGGAGGCCGCCGGATGGCGGGTCCGGGTGCCGGCCCGGCCGGTCTGCTGCGGGCTGACCTGGATCTCCACCGGCCAACTCGGCGTCGCCACGTGGATGCTGCGGCGGACCCTGAACGTCCTTCGGCCGCACCTACGGGCCGGTACCCGGGTGGTCGGTCTGGAACCGAGCTGTACGGCCGTGTTCCGCAGCGACGCCCACGAACTGTTCCCGAACGACGAGGACGTCACCCGCCTCCGCCAGCAGACGGTCACCCTGGCCGAACTGCTCCACGACCACAGCCCTGGCTGGCGGCCACCGCGGCTACCGGCACACGCGCTGATCCAAACCCACTGCCACCAACACGCCATCCTGGGTACCACCGCCGACCAGGCAGTACTCACCGACGCCGGAGTACGAGCCGACTTCCTGGACTCGGGCTGCTGCGGGCTGGCCGGCAACTTCGGCTTCGAACAGGGACACTACGAGGTCTCCGAAGCATGCGCCGAGCGAGTACTGCTGCCAGCCGTTCGAGACGCCGCCGACACCGACGTGATCCTCGCCGACGGATTCAGCTGCCGAACCCAGGTACAGCAGAGCGCGGCCGGCGGACGAACAGCGCTGCACCTGGCCGAACTACTACGAGCCGGGCTCCACAGCGAGCCGGTAACACCCTACCCGGAACGTCGATGGACACACCGCCCACAGCCGCCTACCCGGGCGGCCCGACTAGCCACAATCGGACTACTCGGCTTGGCCGTCCTCGCGCCGGTGGTCGCCCTCGTCACGTCAAAGGCCCGGTGACTAGGGGCGCCACGGCCTGACCCGGCGCGACCTGCGCGTCGCCGAGGACGGCGCAAGACGGTTGCGCCGTCCGGGACGACCACTGCCAAAGGGTTGTGGTGTGGTATCTGCAGCACCTGATGGAAGGCAACGATGGCAACAAGTGTGTGCCGATTCCGACCGCGAGTGTGGATGAGCTGACGAGGTCAGCCTGGGGCGGGCTATTTCTACTGGCTGCGCCCAGCCGCATGCTGCGTTCGATGGGCGGCCTGCTCGCAGTCAGATGCGCGGGGCCACGGGCCCCAGCGCGTTGTCGACGACCGGGGCCAGCGGACGGCGGCGCTGACCCGCTCTTTGAGCTGGCGTAAGGGGGATTGTTCGCGTTGCTAGTCGCCGGGCTCAGTAGATCCATTATCGCTCATTTTGTGGTATTGATGCGAACTCGATGATCTGTGTATATACTATATTTTGTCGTCTGCTTCGCCTACGTGCTGACGGCAGGAATTGTCTCGGACCGCGCGCGGCCGACGGTTGGGAGTCCTCCCGATTCGTACGCGAGTTCACTCCAACACAAATGAGGTTCGCAATGAAGCGCACAACACGGTTCAAGGAGCTCTTGCTGTCGCCGGAGATTCTTCTGCTGCCCACCGTTCCTGACCCGCTCGCGGCGAAGATCGCAAAACAGGTCGGTTTCAAGGCGATTTCCTGCGCGGGCTATGCCAACTCCGCCGCGTATTTGGGGGCGCCAGACGTGCAACTCATGACGCTCAGCGAGATGGTGGACTGTGCCTGGCGGATTGCCGACGCCACCGATCTGCCCGTTCACATGGACGGGGACAACGGTCATGGCAACGTGACCAACGTGATCCGCTCGCTGAAGCAGTTCGAGAAAGCCGGTGTCGCGTCGATCTTCTTCGAAGACCAGGTGTCGCCGAAGCGCTGTGGCCACATGTCAGGCAAGAGGGTGGTGCCGGCTGACGAGTTCGTCGCTAAAATCAAGGCGGCCGTCGATGCCCGCAACGATCCGGATCTCCTCATCATGGCCCGCACCGATGCCGTGGCCGTCAACGGCCTCGACGACGCCATCGAGCGGATGCACATGTACCTTGAGGCGGGCGCCGACTACGCCTTCATCGAGGCGCTGCCCACCGTGGCGGAGATGAAGCGCATCACCCAGGAGATCAACGCACCCACCATCGCCAATCTCGTCCCCGGCGGCAAGACGCCGCTGCTGTCGGCCGGCGAGCTTCAGGACATCGGGTTCTCGGCGGTCGCCTATCCGACGACCCTCACCTA
Protein-coding regions in this window:
- a CDS encoding ATP-binding cassette domain-containing protein — its product is MIRIDHATWTYPHAEQPSLRDLNLRINPGEFVILCGASGSGKSTALRLMNGLIPHFHEDGVLTGTVTVGGLVTTNAELDAMGLVTGTVLQHPKRQFFTDTAPEEVAFAMENFGFPPEEIRRRVVETVEELSTGVPVEQCLRDLSGGQQQQVAIAAAIAHRPSVLLLDEPSSNLSSDAVQRLTATLASLKAQGVTIVIAEHRLRYLEDLVDRVIVMRDGAIDVEWPAAQLRAVPDEELAREGLRGVVSTVDLPALPASGASIVAGADASEIPGAELELEAIRCRLGGRIVLDIDRVAFADGSVTAIRGVNGAGKSTFARIITGLQRSTGTVFLDGKALNPRARQRASAIVMQDVQRQLFTDSVKAEIHLAGADTPEAPDTDTVLDALDLAHLAERHPLSLSGGQQQRLVVAAVRVAGRRIVVFDEPSSGVDRRHLRSIADQIRRLAADGAIVLLISHDDDLLALAADRQLTLAPPLSSSRNRHSTHREPTVEKTR
- a CDS encoding energy-coupling factor transporter transmembrane component T; this encodes MSAPALPELRAHTLDAQRQWRVDPRTKILLVLACSITVMSPGGLRFIPVVLILAIGMAVSERAWPRALGLPATVTVMWVLGWLLPLWWANAFTAIVALACTYLIRFVATIGVGMHLIATTSPMQLAAAFRAWRIPRPISVTLAVMLRFFPVVSSEAASVLDAMRLRGLAGTSGLLRHPVLTLERFTVPMIAASLRASEDLSAAAILRGLGSYRTPTAMHPPRFGPADLALVISAAVLTSAALVVPSPLT
- a CDS encoding MptD family putative ECF transporter S component, yielding MSIITRTDVPPRPRQSVRFSARDLLNTAIFAAILVTYAIGMLGIVSPLVWVYTVRLQALVSGIPVMLLFRRVRYTGMLTLFAAAVAFFYLLTSNTILSAVGIIVLGLVAELIPGAGRYRSKCAVICAYTVFALGFLTPFLPLLVDRDTYPTASSWAQMGYEYVTAADTLPTLPVLGVVALIILVAGSGGGLLGSAILRKYVVRAGLA
- a CDS encoding MptD family putative ECF transporter S component, which produces MTDETLRTSTAVAPQTTTRASAVRFSARDLVNVAIFAVIYFVIVFVVAMLGLISPLVMLLTLPLSAVAAGIPYMLFLTRVRSAGMVTLFGVVVALLYLMMGHPWQSTVVTIVLSVFAELVLRAGRYRSKWATIWTYVVFSGWFAGPWIPFFLDPVAYLRSSASQAMGEAYVKDFAQVVTTPAVTVMVAVTLVCGFLGALLGTALLRKHFQKAGLA
- a CDS encoding right-handed parallel beta-helix repeat-containing protein; this translates as MNRQQHESEAVHQGGSRVRSRWWIAGLAGVTGLALTAVGVVATPAADAVGRAVTSAGDRLRDSDRPPAHGHRTTRGDGTHGDNSKGVQSRGRASDGIPVPCDADSLITAINQANARGGAVLDLAKDCTYVLTFDIDGAGLPSITTPITLNGGKNTTIKRAAAVAPFRIVTVDVGGSLTLNYVKITGGRVADDSSNGGGILVNPGGSANINHSKIVSNIASIGGGGGIANLGITTIKKSIVNDNTAQLQGGGIYNTGLLTIKKSHVKANNGPSGGGGVANVGGTVQITHSTISGNQGIQGAGLFITGSGIGIVSDTRVTDNTATIFGGGIYLSGQLTMRKVVLATNTALGSGGGGLFVSQGSTSTIVDSLVKENSATSQIGFGGGIFNNAATTLFGTKVVGNIANLGGGLYNESSGTLTLYDTTVTSNAALTDGGGIFNVAGGTVTLNTATGTTVAGNQPNNCVDVPSCAG
- a CDS encoding IS110 family transposase translates to MAARRFVVNAATFTQLTIWAQRWPQHRFAVEGAKGLGRGIAQQLAAAAADVVDVPATLAARARLLTAGGGRKTDATDAASVARVALHHHRLNS
- a CDS encoding IS3 family transposase, whose amino-acid sequence is MAPPTYYATRNRPPSARATRDEELCERTQRVFDDNYRVDGARKVRRALLRQDVPVARFTVRRLMRRACRAPAAGGQAQDVSDPAQPKSGPTCCGGTSLRS